Proteins encoded together in one Solanum lycopersicum chromosome 7, SLM_r2.1 window:
- the SPS gene encoding sucrose-phosphate synthase: protein MAGNDWINSYLEAILDVGPGLDDKKSSLLLRERGRFSPTRYFVEEVITGFDETDLHRSWIRAQATRSPQERNTRLENMCWRIWNLARQKKQLEGEQARWMAKRRQERERGRREAVADMSEDLSEGEKGDIVTDMSSHGESTRGRLPRISSVETMEAWVSQQRGKKLYIVLISLHGLIRGENMELGRDSDTGGQVKYVVELARALGSMPGVYRVDLLTRQVSSPEVDWSYGEPTEMLTPISTDGLMSEMGESSGAYIIRIPFGPREKYIPKEQLWPYIPEFVDGALNHIIQMSKVLGEQIGNGHPVWPVAIHGHYADAGDSAALLSGALNVPMLFTGHSLGRDKLEQLLRQGRLSKDEINSTYKIMRRIEAEELTLDASEIVITSTRQEIDEQWRLYDGFDPILERKLRARIKRNVSCYGRFMPRMAVIPPGMEFHHIVPHEGDMDGDTEGSEDGKIPDPPIWAEIMRFFSNPRKPMILALARPDPKKNLTTLVKAFGECRPLRELANLTLIMGNRDNIDEMSSTNSALLLSILKMIDKYDLYGQVAYPKHHKQSDVPDIYRLAAKTKGVFINPAFIEPFGLTLIEAAAYGLPMVATKNGGPVDIHRVLDNGLLVDPHDQQAIADALLKLVADKQLWAKCRANGLKNIHLFSWPEHCKTYLSRIASCKPRQPRWLRPDDDDDENSETDSPSDSLRDIHDISLNLRFSLDGEKNDNKENADSTLDPEVRKSKLENAVLSLSKGAPKSTSKSWSSDKADQNPGAGKFPAIRRRRHIFVIAVDCDASSGLSGSVKKIFEAVEKERSEGSIGFILASSFNISEVQSFLVSEGMSPTDFDAYICNSGGDLYYSSFHSEQNPFVVDLYYHSHIEYRWGGEGLRKTLVRWAASITDKNGENGEHIVVEDEDNSADYCYTFKVCKPGKVPPAKELRKVMRIQALRCHAVYCQNGSRINMIPVLASRSQALRYLYLRWGMDLSKLVVFVGESGDTDYEGLIGGLRKAVIMKGLCTNASSLIHGNRNYPLSDVLPFDSPNVIQADEECSSTEIRSLLEKLAVLKG, encoded by the exons CTTGAGGGAGAGCAAGCTCGGTGGATGGCAAAACGCCGTCAAGAACGTGAGAGAGGTCGCAGAGAAGCAGTTGCTGATATGTCAGAGGATCTATCTGAGGGAGAGAAAGGAGATATAGTCACTGACATGTCATCTCATGGTGAAAGTACCAGAGGCCGATTGCCTAGAATCAGTTCTGTTGAGACAATGGAAGCATGGGTCAGTCAGCAGAGAGGAAAGAAGCTCTATATCGTACTTATAAG TTTACATGGTTTAATTCGGGGTGAGAATATGGAGCTTGGACGGGATTCTGATACTGGTGGTCAG GTGAAGTATGTTGTTGAACTTGCGAGGGCCTTAGGATCGATGCCAGGTGTATATCGGGTTGACTTGCTTACTAGACAAGTATCTTCGCCAGAAGTAGATTGGAGCTATGGTGAGCCGACAGAGATGCTGACGCCAATAAGTACAGACGGCTTGATGAGTGAGATGGGGGAGAGTAGTGGTGCTTATATTATTCGCATTCCTTTTGGACCAAGAGAGAAATATATTCCAAAAGAACAGCTATGGCCCTATATTCCTGAATTTGTTGATGGTGCACTTAACCATATTATTCAAATGTCCAAAGTTCTTGGTGAGCAAATTGGTAATGGCCATCCTGTGTGGCCTGTTGCCATACATGGACATTATGCTGATGCTGGCGACTCAGCTGCTCTCCTGTCGGGTGCTTTAAATGTACCAATGCTTTTCACTGGTCACTCACTTGGTAGAGATAAGTTGGAGCAACTGTTGCGACAAGGTCGTTTGTCAAAGGATGAAATAAACTCAACCTACAAGATAATGAGGAGAATAGAGGCTGAAGAATTAACTCTTGATGCTTCCGAAATTGTCATCACTAGTACAAGACAGGAGATTGATGAGCAATGGCGTTTGTATGATGGGTTTGATCCAATATTAGAGCGCAAGTTACGTGCAAGGATCAAGCGGAATGTGAGCTGTTATGGCAGGTTTATGCCTCGTATGGCT GTAATTCCTCCTGGGATGGAGTTCCACCATATTGTGCCACATGAAGGTGACATGGATGGTGACACAGAAGGAAGTGAAGATGGAAAGATCCCAGATCCACCTATTTGGGCAGAG ATTATGCGCTTCTTTTCTAATCCAAGGAAGCCTATGATACTCGCACTTGCTAGGCCTGATCCCAAGAAGAACCTCACTACTTTAGTGAAAGCATTTGGTGAATGTCGTCCATTGAGAGAGCTTGCTAATCTT ACCTTGATAATGGGTAATCGAGATAATATCGATGAAATGTCTAGCACCAATTCTGCACTTCTTCTTTCAATCTTGAAGATGATAGATAAGTATGATCTTTATGGTCAAGTAGCTTATCCTAAACACCACAAGCAGTCAGATGTTCCTGATATCTACCGTCTTGCTGCAAAGACTAAG GGTGTTTTTATTAATCCAGCTTTTATTGAGCCTTTTGGACTGACTTTGATTGAG GCAGCAGCTTATGGTCTCCCAATGGTAGCCACAAAAAATGGAGGACCTGTTGATATACATAGG GTTCTTGACAATGGTCTCTTAGTGGATCCCCATGATCAGCAGGCAATTGCTGATGCTCTTTTGAAGTTGGTTGCTGATAAACAACTGTGGGCGAAATGCAGGGCAAATGGATTAAAAAATATCCACCTTTTCTCATGGCCCGAGCACTGTAAAACTTATCTATCCCGGATAGCTAGCTGCAAACCAAGGCAACCACGCTGGCTGAGAcccgatgacgatgatgatgaaaATTCAGAAACAGATTCACCTAGTGATTCCTTGAGAGATATTCATGACATATCTCTGAATCTGAGATTTTCATTAGATGGGGAAAAGaatgataataaagaaaatgcTGATAGTACATTAGACCCCGAAGTTCGAAAGAGCAAGTTAGAGAATGCTGTTTTGTCCTTGTCTAAGGGTGCACCGAAGAGCACATCAAAATCGTGGTCATCAGACAAGGCAGACCAAAATCCTGGTGCTGGTAAATTCCCAGCGATAAGGAGGAGGCGACATATTTTTGTTATTGCTGTGGATTGTGATGCTAGCTCAGGACTCTCTGGAAGTGTGAAAAAGATATTTGAGGCTGTAGAGAAGGAAAGGTCAGAGGGTTCCATTGGATTTATCCTGGCTTCATCTTTCAATATATCAGAAGTACAGTCTTTCCTGGTTTCAGAGGGCATGAGTCCTACTGATTTTGATGCGTACATATGCAATAGTGGCGGTGATCTTTATTATTCGTCCTTCCATTCTGAGCAAAATCCTTTTGTAGTCGACTTGTACTATCACTCACATATTGAGTATCGTTGGGGAGGCGAAGGGTTGAGAAAGACTTTGGTGCGGTGGGCCGCTTCTATCACTGATAAGAATGGTGAAAATGGAGAGCACATTGTTGTTGAGGATGAAGACAATTCAGCTGACTACTGCTATACTTTCAAAGTCTGCAAGCCTGGGAAG GTTCCGCCAGCTAAAGAACTTAGAAAAGTAATGCGAATTCAGGCACTTCGTTGTCACGCTGTTTATTGTCAAAATGGGAGTAGGATTAATATGATCCCTGTACTGGCATCTCGGTCCCAAGCACTCAG GTACTTATATCTGCGATGGGGAATGGACTTGTCAAAGTTGGTGGTTTTCGTCGGAGAAAGTGGTGATACCGATTATGAAGGGTTGATCGGTGGTCTACGCAAGGCTGTCATAATGAAAGGACTCTGCACTAATGCAAGCAGCTTAATTCACGGTAATAGGAATTACCCTCTATCTGATGTTTTACCATTCGACAGCCCTAATGTCATCCAAGCAGACGAGGAATGTAGCAGCACCGAAATCCGTTCCTTACTGGAGAAACTAGCGGTACTCAAAGGATAA
- the LOC101264738 gene encoding heptahelical transmembrane protein 1, whose protein sequence is MIKSSKGSVWKRKNMNQEKENEKNIANKNCKKNIEKITKKGENYNNYNNNINNYPLVCYEELPGYMKDNEFILNYYRANWPIKQALLSIFRWHNETLNVWTHLLGFILFVALTLSNVVQVPQLSDFMTMFIWNFPMGGDANVSNNSKEFFQGPSRLIDLKQDQHLQLENMMSTKSIQSETTWPFYVFLVGSMFCLLSSSICHLFCCHSHKLNILLLRMDYVGITVMIITSFFPPIYYIFQCSPHWQIVYLGCITIMGICTIITLLSPVFSTGKYRSFRAVLFMSMGFFGLIPAVHAVVLNWDEPERNVTLAYELAMALSYLIGTIFYMARIPERWRPGFFDLAGHSHQIFHVFVILGALSHYGAAQVFLEYRSRLSCDT, encoded by the exons ATGATCAAAAGCTCTAAAGGGTCTGTttggaagagaaaaaatatgaatcaagaaaaggaaaatgagaaaaatattgcAAACAAAAATTGCAAGAAGAATATTgagaaaataacaaagaaaggggaaaattataataattataataataatattaataattaccCTTTGGTTTGTTATGAAGAATTACCAGGATATATGAAGGATAATGAATTTATTCTCAATTATTATAGAGCTAATTGGCCTATTAAACAAGCTCTTTTAAGCATTTTTCGTTGGCATAATGAAACTCTTAATGTTTGGAC GCATTTACTTGGATTTATTCTATTTGTGGCATTAACCTTATCAAATGTAGTGCAAGTGCCTCAACTCTCTGATTTCATGACTATGTTTATTTG GAACTTTCCCATGGGTGGTGATGCAAATGTGTCTAACAATTCAAAGGAATTTTTCCAA gGTCCATCTAGACTAATTGATTTAAAGCAGGACCAACACTTACAATTGGAGAACATGATGTCAACAAAGAGTATACAAAGTGAAACAACATGGCCATTTTATGTATTCTTAGTTGGTTCAATGTTTTGTCTACTTTCAAGTAGCATTTGTCACCTCTTTTGTTGCCATTCACACAAGCTAAACATCCTTTTGTTGAGAATGGATTATGTTGGAATCACAGTCATGATAATCACCTCATTCTTCCCACCAATTTACTACATTTTCCAATGTTCACCACATTGGCAAATTGTATACCTAGGTTGTATCACAATCATGGGAATTTGCACCATCATCACCCTCCTATCACCCGTGTTCTCGACCGGGAAGTATCGATCATTTCGTGCTGTTCTGTTCATGTCTATGGGATTCTTTGGCCTGATACCTGCGGTTCATGCAGTGGTACTGAACTGGGACGAACCAGAAAGAAATGTCACGCTAGCATATGAATTGGCGATGGCATTGTCTTATTTAATCGGAACTATTTTTTATATGGCACGAATCCCGGAGAGATGGAGACCTGGATTTTTTGACCTAGCTGGTCATAGTCACCAAATATTTCATGTATTTGTGATTTTAGGTGCATTATCACACTATGGTGCTGCACAAGTGTTCTTGGAATATAGGAGTCGATTGAGCTGTGACACATAG